TAAAGGCCGAGCGCCATCTGTTGCATGGCTGGTGATTGGTTTCTTGCTGGTTGTCGCCAGTGAGCTGATTGGTCGCGGTATGTTCTATGGTTTGCATATGACCGTAGGCATGGCAATCGCAGGATAAATGCGGTTGTCGCTGAGCGGGGCTCCGTATAGAGCCCCGCTATCTGTCGGCTCGCATTTGCTATGTTATTAGAATTGTTATTCGCATCGCGATAAAATTGATTTGGTATCCTCATGCTACAACCACAACAGCTTCAAGATATTGCCATTTCGGCTCGCTCCTTAGGCGCACTTTTTTACTACCCTCCGGAAAGCGAAGCCTGTACGCCGCTGGTGGAAATCTTCTCTTCGTCCGAATGGCGCAGTGAATGGCCCTATGGATCGGAACAGCAGTTAGAGCAATGTGTGGCTCTGCTGACCACTGCTACGAATGAACCTCTGGAAGATGCGTACCAACGCTTATTTATCGGACCGCATGCGTTACCCGCTCCTCCTTGGGGCTCGGTTTATCTGGACAAAGAGAGCGTTCTTTTTGGCGATTCAACGCTGGCGCTACGCCAGTGGATGCGTCTTCATCATATTGAAGGGCAAAGTGAGCAACAGGAGCCAGAAGATCAGTTCGGTTTAATGTTGATGATGGCTGCATGGCTAGCTGAGACACAGCCTCAGGCGCTCGGTGAGTTTTTATCTGTTCACCTTTTGCCATGGAGCTCACGCTATTTGACTCTCATGATACAAGATGCCCAGCATCCGTTTTATCAAGGGCTAGCAGAGCTTGCGTTGTTAACGCTCTCTGCTTGGCAGCAACAGCTCGCGATTGTGCCTGCCGTGAGTGAGCTTTATCGCTAATGAGTGAGCAAAAGGATCAAGACTACTACCGCGCTTGGATGTCTCATCGTACCGTTAGCCGACGCGGGCTTTTCCGTGGTTTGTTGGGGGCAGGCAAGCAAGCTCAGTTGCAGGCTGCGCAAGAAACGGTGCAACGGGCTGTTGGTCGCCCGCCGCAGGCGGTAGCAGAAAGTCTTTTTCTTGCATTATGTAGCGCGTGTGGGGACTGCGTGGGTGCATGTCCCTACGGCTTAGTTGAAATAAAAGAGGGTGCGGCGGCGGTACAGATTGATTTTTCATCCTGTGATACCGCTAAGTGCAACTATTGTACTGCGGCGTGCAAAACGGGGGCGCTCTCTTCATTAATTCCATCGGATACGGCATTAAGGCCCGTTGTCGCCAAAGGTTGCATTGGGCGGGGAAATGACGACTGTCGTTTATGTGTTCGCGCGTGTCCTTCACAGGCAATTAAGTTTGATGGAT
This is a stretch of genomic DNA from Hafnia alvei. It encodes these proteins:
- a CDS encoding 4Fe-4S dicluster domain-containing protein, encoding MSEQKDQDYYRAWMSHRTVSRRGLFRGLLGAGKQAQLQAAQETVQRAVGRPPQAVAESLFLALCSACGDCVGACPYGLVEIKEGAAAVQIDFSSCDTAKCNYCTAACKTGALSSLIPSDTALRPVVAKGCIGRGNDDCRLCVRACPSQAIKFDGYHQPNFEEACCDGCGQCKTACYHGHILLVAGSPKLANLSER
- the dmsD gene encoding Tat proofreading chaperone DmsD → MLQPQQLQDIAISARSLGALFYYPPESEACTPLVEIFSSSEWRSEWPYGSEQQLEQCVALLTTATNEPLEDAYQRLFIGPHALPAPPWGSVYLDKESVLFGDSTLALRQWMRLHHIEGQSEQQEPEDQFGLMLMMAAWLAETQPQALGEFLSVHLLPWSSRYLTLMIQDAQHPFYQGLAELALLTLSAWQQQLAIVPAVSELYR